Sequence from the Archangium lipolyticum genome:
ACCTCGAGCCCCATGAAACGAACCTTCCTTGCCGCATCACTCGCGCTGCTCCCCTTGGCGTTTGCCTGCCAGCCGGAACTCGATGCCTCCAGTGAGCAGGAGCCCGCGACGGCGGTCCCGTCCACCGCTCAGAGCCCGGATGGGACCATCACGCTGGAGAAGAAGAGCGGCACCTCCTTCGACGCCAACCGCGACGCGCTGTCCTCGGGAGACCTGAGCGTCATGGGTTTGGCCGGGGTGCCCTTCGCCACCATGGAGGAGGTCGAAGCCGCGCGGTCTGAAAACCCATGGTACGTCTACGTGGCGACGGACTACTACGTCACCTTCTGGGCCGATCGCGCCCGCACCATCCCCGTCAATCTGGGCGCCGCCATCCAGCTGAACTATCTCTCCACGTACTATAACTACAAGTACAACACCTCGATGAGGTCCAACCTCAGCACCAACCTCCAGCCTGGCAGTCACCGCTATTACCTCGGAAGTGGCACCTATGAGTGCGACTACGACGCGAATGGCAATCCGGATCATCGTTGCGATTCGACCAGTTTGTCCCTCAGGACCGGCGTCGGCTATGACCCGAGCTATTGAGCGCTAACGACTCATGAAGCGATGGGGCACCCTGAGGACCCGCTCGGGGGCCCCTGTCTGAGAGGGTGTGCCTGGCGGAGTCGGAATCGAGCAGCTCCCGAGTCGCTCCGTGGTGTCGTGGAGATCGGCCTCCGCCTCGCCGGAGCCGCACCGAACGCCCCGATCGCCCGCACGCTTCACGAAGGCGCCCGGTGTGAGCCCGACGAGCTCCCGGAAGTCGGCAATGAGGTGCGCCTGGTCGTAATAGCCCGCGTCCGCGGCGATGCGTCCCCAGTCCTTCGAGGTCGCAGCCATCCCCACGGCACGCCGCAGGCGAACGGCCCGCGCGAAATCCTTCGGCCCGATGCCGACGCTCTCCGTGAACGCGCGGCGAAGATGCCGCGCCGTGACGCCAAGCCGCTCCGCCACGCTCTCCACCCGAACCTCGTCTCCTTCGAACAAGCGAACCGCGCGGCGAGCGAGCCGTGCCGATGCCGGGTCGGATGTCTGGTGGGCACGAAGGGCGATCGCGTGGGAGAGTCGGTCGAGCATCTCCGGCAGGCTTCGCGCCGCGAGGAGCTTGAGGCAGAGGTCGCCGCCCGAACGGCCCCAGATGTCTTCCAGCTGCACGATCCGGTCCGTCAGCTCGCTCGCGGCCACGCCCAGGAGCTGCGCCGACCAGCCTGGCTTGAACTGAAGCATTACCGCCCGCGTGACGCCGGTTGCGTTCTTGAACAGCGCCCGCGTTCGCGGGCCCGCGACGCACACATCCCCTTTCCGATCCTCCTCGAACACTCGAAAGACAAGGATCGTTCTTCCGTCGGGCAGCCGTTCGTGACTTGCGCGTCCATCGACTGGCACGACACCGCGAACGTCCTCGACGAAGCGGGAAATTGAGAAGGTCGAGGCGGCAAAGTCCATCGTGCGAGACATCCTCGTATCCTTGCGCGTCCACTGCGGCCATTCAATCCGGCGCGGAAGGAACGATGAAAATGTCCGGTCCTTCCAATTCACGGATCGCGCCGCGCAGCATGGTTCGCGCTCTCGTCTCCGGGCGTTTTCACGGGGCCGAGCCCATGAAAGGAAATCAGGATCATGAGCGAACCGACTTTCGCGGCCAACACCCCCAGCGCACCCACGCCGGTCCTCTCGGTCAGCCCCGTCGTGCTGCCAGCTCCCGGCCGCGCCGTCGATCTCCAGGTGCGAGTCTCCGCGCCCGTGACCGGAAGCGAACTGCCCATCCTCTTGCTCTCGCACGGCCACGGCCGCTCCAACCACCTCTCCTCATTGAACGGCTACGCCCCACTCGCCAACTACTTCGCGGCACACGGCTTCGTCGTGATCCAGCCCACCCATCTCGACTCAAAGACGCTCACCCTCGACTCCAATGACCCCGATGCGCCTCTGTACTGGCGAGCGCGGGCCGAGGACATGAAGCGCATCCTCGACCAACTCGACGCGATCGAGCGCGCCGTCGCTGCGCTCGCCGGGCGCTTGGACCGAAGCAAGGTGGCCGTCGTCGGGCACTCGATGGGCGGGCACACCGCGAGCCTGCTGCTTGGCGCGCGGCACACGGATCCCCACGACGGAACGGAAGTGAACTTCGCCGAGCCCCGGATCAAGGCGGGCGTGCTGCTCGCCGCGCCCGGCAGAGGCGACGCCCTCAGCAAGTTCGCGGCCGAGAACTACTCCTTCTTCTCGACCATCGATTACTCCAGGATGACGACGCCCGCGCTCGTGGTCGCCGGCGACAAGGACGACTCTCCCCACCTGACGGTCGCAGGCGCCGACTGGCACGCCGATCCCTACTTCCTCTCCCCAAGCCCCAAGTCCCTGCTCACCCTGTTCGACGCAGGGCACGGGCTGGGCGGAGTCTCGGGATATGACGTCGCCGAGACCACGGACGAGAACCCCGAGCGAGTGGCTGCCGTTCAGCTTCTCACCTGGGCCTACCTCCGCACCGCGCTCTACCCCGGAGACTCCGCCTGGCAGGAAGCGCAAAACGCGCTGACTGGCGTAGCCAGGCCGCTCGGACGGGTCGAGTCCAAATAAGCGGAGGCCCATCGAGGCGCAGCGCGGTGACGGTTTGACGGGGCCGTGGTGTTCCATGGGGAGGAGGAACAGCACCCATGGATTTTCAGTTACCTGTCACCCAGCGGCTGGCGCTCGCCGCGGTGATATCTGCTGCCGCTCTTCTCTCTTCCCCGGCCCGTGCCGATGAATCGCCGACGCGCCTTCCGCTGACCGTGGCGTACTTTGGAGAGACGCTCGTTCATCCGGGACTTACCGTTGGGACGGAGCTGAGCCTGGTTCGTGGTGGCAGCGGTGCCATCGTTCTGACGGGCAATCTGGGCGGCTACGTCCACTCGCGCAACCACGTGGGGCTCTTCGCCTCCGCCGAGGTAGGCGGACGCCTCACGGCTCCCTTTGGCCTGTATGGAGAGCTGCTCGCCGGTGCTGGTTACCTGCACACCTTCCTGCAAGGCCCGGCCTATGGGGTCTCGCCGGACGGCGCCGTGCAGCCGGCCGCGGATGCTGGCAGGCCTGCCCTCATGCCCACCGCCAGCCTGGGCCTGGGGTGGGACCTGCAACGCAATGGAGTGGCCCCGCTTGCCCTCTTCACCCGCGTGACGCTCTTCGGTCAATTCCCCTTCAACCAGCGGCTGTTGCCCCATGCGGCCGTGCAACTCGGAGTCCGCTTCCAATGAGAACCCTCGCGACCGTCGCCCTGTTGCTCGCCGCGCTCCTGACTGGCTGCGGCCGGTTCCAGACCGAGGGCGATTTCTTCTTCGTGCGCAGTGCTGGCGCGGACCTGCCGGTGTGGGTGCGTGGCAACACGGACTCCGGTGTCTTCATGGTGGTGCTCGCCGGAGGCCCTGGTAATTCGAGCATGTCCTATGTGTCGCCCGTCACGGAGTCCCTCGAGGAGAAGTACGCCGTCGTCTACTGGGACCAGCGCGTCACCGGGGTGGCCCAGGGTAACCCCACACCCGAGACGCTCTCGCTCGGGCAGTTCGTCGCGGACACCCACGCCGTCATCAGTACGCTTCGCCAGCGCCATGATGTCCAGAAGCTCTTCCTCTTGGGTCCGAGCTGGGGCGGCACCCTGGGGGCCGCCTACCTCCTCGAGCACCAGGAGGGCGTGGCCGGATGGATCGACCTGGATGGCAACCACGACTGGCAGAAGAACTGGGACTTCGCGCTCGACTACGTGAAGGTCCACGCCGAGCGGAAGCTGGCCGCGGGCGAGGAGGTGGACACGTGGCGCGGCGTTCCCGAGTGGGCCGAGTCGATGAAGGGGACGCGGATGATCAGCGACAACCTCTGGAAATGGCAGCGCTTGTGCACCAAGGCGGGGGGCTACTTCCATGATCCGTCGAATTCGCCCGGCCTTGGCGCGGATATGCTGCTCTTCTCGCCCTTCTCGATGGGGGCCCTGCGCACGAACAACGGTGTCGTCCTCGAGAAGATCCTCTCCGACGACACCTTCTACGACGCGCTGCGGATGTCCCCGAAGCTCTCGCGCATCACCATTCCCTCACTCGTGCTGTGGGGGCGGCACGACGGCGCGGTGCCGGTTGCCATGGCGCACGACGCCTATGACAACCTGGGTACACCTCCCGAGCACAAGTTCCTCGTCATCTTCGAGAAGTCCGCGCACATGGCACCCTTCGAGGAGCCCGAGGCCTTCCTTACCGCGGTGACTCAGTTCATCGAGAAGTACCGCTGAGCCAGCGCGGGCTTCGTCCGCTACCAGGTCTTCGCCGCGGCGAGCGCCTCGTCGAAATCCAGGCCGTTGACCGGCATCACCGCGAGCCAGTTGATGGGCCCCACGACGTCGAAGACGAGGCCCTTGCCTCCGGTGGCTTCGACGATGCCGGCTCCCGCCGTGTTGCCCGCGCCGACGCCGTAGACGATGCCCGCGCCCGCGAGCTCCACGCTCGCGAGGCCCGAGCCGAAGGTGTTGTCTCCCACGGACGCCGCCACATGGTACCGGCCATCGGGAACCTGGAGCCGGAACTTCCCTCCGGTCGTCAGCACGTAGCTGGCGAGGCGCGGATCCTTGGTGCCGTTGCGGTCGCCTCGGGTCTGAAGACCGGCCGCGTCCTGCCAGCCCCAACCACGGGCCGCGTCGAAGGCGGAGTCGTCGGCCACCTCCCAGCCCGCCACCGCCGGTGGTCCCGGAGGCTGGAAGTTCAGGGCGAAGAGCTCCCGGGTCGCGTTCAGAATGACCTCGAGGGCTGCCTGGGCGTCGACCTGCCCGACCTTCGCGTGGAGCGTCGTGCCTCCCTCCGAGCGTCCCTGCACCGTACCGCCGGTCACCGTGGCAATGGACGGATTGTCGGAGTTCCAGGTGGCATCGCAGGTGACGTCGCGGGTGAAGACGTCGGCGCCGCGGTGGAAGGAGCCGACGGCCGTGTAGCGTGCCGACATTCCGCGGAGCACCTTGAGCGCCGATGCTGGCTGAATCTTCAGCGCGTCGAGTACGACGTCACCGGCCATCGGCACCACTTCGAGCTCCAGGGCTCCGACCAGCCCGCGCCGGGTGAGCGGGTCGGTGTAGCTCGCCTGCAGCCGGGCCTGGCCCGGGTTGATTGCCCGGAAGGTGCCATCCTCGTCCACGGTCGCCACCTCCGGGTCGAGCGAGCTGAACGTGACCCCCGACGTGGCGACGAACGAGCTTCCGTCCTGGAATACCGCCGTCACCTGCAGCTTGCCGGTCGTGTTCGTCTCGACGGAGGCCTTGGGCGCCTTCACGTCGATGCGCCGCAGCAGGCGAGGGGGCTTCGAATCGAGCCGGTAGACGAAGACATTCGTGTCGACGGTATTGACCACCACGAAGACGTTCAGGCCTGGCACGTAGCGGAACCGCCCGAAGGTCCCGTTCATGTTGGCCGGTCCGGGCACCACCGTGCCCAGTGCCGGATGCTTCGTCCAGACGCGGGTGTCGATGTCCAGCGTGTAGATGTCCCCGCCTCCCTTCCACGCCACGATGCGATCGTTCACCGGATCGTAGTCGACGCCGGGATTGCCCCCGTCCTCAATCTCCCTGGCGCCCGTCGTCGCGAGCCGCACGTGCTTGGGAACGAACTTCCCCAGCGCGTCGATGGTCCAGGTCTCGGTGAAGCCCTGACCCACCGCGACGTACAGCTTGCGCCGGGGGTCGACGACCGCGTTCCGGTAATAGCCAAGGTCATCCGTCTCACCGCGGATGGTCCACTTGCCAGTGGCCGGGTCCCAGAACGACATCGCCCCTCCGCCGGCGTGGTACCAGAGGACGCGGGTGCCGGGGTCGTAGGCACTGTTGGCGCCGGTGCGCATTCCGAGCTGGGGAAGGTCGGGGTGATTCTCCCAGCGGTTCGTGTCGAGGTTGAGCGCCGTCTGCGGCCAGCCATCCCAGCCGATC
This genomic interval carries:
- a CDS encoding alpha/beta fold hydrolase gives rise to the protein MRTLATVALLLAALLTGCGRFQTEGDFFFVRSAGADLPVWVRGNTDSGVFMVVLAGGPGNSSMSYVSPVTESLEEKYAVVYWDQRVTGVAQGNPTPETLSLGQFVADTHAVISTLRQRHDVQKLFLLGPSWGGTLGAAYLLEHQEGVAGWIDLDGNHDWQKNWDFALDYVKVHAERKLAAGEEVDTWRGVPEWAESMKGTRMISDNLWKWQRLCTKAGGYFHDPSNSPGLGADMLLFSPFSMGALRTNNGVVLEKILSDDTFYDALRMSPKLSRITIPSLVLWGRHDGAVPVAMAHDAYDNLGTPPEHKFLVIFEKSAHMAPFEEPEAFLTAVTQFIEKYR
- a CDS encoding alpha/beta hydrolase family protein; amino-acid sequence: MSEPTFAANTPSAPTPVLSVSPVVLPAPGRAVDLQVRVSAPVTGSELPILLLSHGHGRSNHLSSLNGYAPLANYFAAHGFVVIQPTHLDSKTLTLDSNDPDAPLYWRARAEDMKRILDQLDAIERAVAALAGRLDRSKVAVVGHSMGGHTASLLLGARHTDPHDGTEVNFAEPRIKAGVLLAAPGRGDALSKFAAENYSFFSTIDYSRMTTPALVVAGDKDDSPHLTVAGADWHADPYFLSPSPKSLLTLFDAGHGLGGVSGYDVAETTDENPERVAAVQLLTWAYLRTALYPGDSAWQEAQNALTGVARPLGRVESK
- a CDS encoding helix-turn-helix domain-containing protein, coding for MSRTMDFAASTFSISRFVEDVRGVVPVDGRASHERLPDGRTILVFRVFEEDRKGDVCVAGPRTRALFKNATGVTRAVMLQFKPGWSAQLLGVAASELTDRIVQLEDIWGRSGGDLCLKLLAARSLPEMLDRLSHAIALRAHQTSDPASARLARRAVRLFEGDEVRVESVAERLGVTARHLRRAFTESVGIGPKDFARAVRLRRAVGMAATSKDWGRIAADAGYYDQAHLIADFRELVGLTPGAFVKRAGDRGVRCGSGEAEADLHDTTERLGSCSIPTPPGTPSQTGAPERVLRVPHRFMSR
- a CDS encoding Ig-like domain-containing protein, whose translation is MSFWDPATGKWTIRGETDDLGYYRNAVVDPRRKLYVAVGQGFTETWTIDALGKFVPKHVRLATTGAREIEDGGNPGVDYDPVNDRIVAWKGGGDIYTLDIDTRVWTKHPALGTVVPGPANMNGTFGRFRYVPGLNVFVVVNTVDTNVFVYRLDSKPPRLLRRIDVKAPKASVETNTTGKLQVTAVFQDGSSFVATSGVTFSSLDPEVATVDEDGTFRAINPGQARLQASYTDPLTRRGLVGALELEVVPMAGDVVLDALKIQPASALKVLRGMSARYTAVGSFHRGADVFTRDVTCDATWNSDNPSIATVTGGTVQGRSEGGTTLHAKVGQVDAQAALEVILNATRELFALNFQPPGPPAVAGWEVADDSAFDAARGWGWQDAAGLQTRGDRNGTKDPRLASYVLTTGGKFRLQVPDGRYHVAASVGDNTFGSGLASVELAGAGIVYGVGAGNTAGAGIVEATGGKGLVFDVVGPINWLAVMPVNGLDFDEALAAAKTW